A region from the Malus domestica chromosome 07, GDT2T_hap1 genome encodes:
- the LOC103439395 gene encoding uncharacterized membrane protein At1g16860-like — translation MNDLSNGVLRDHGGRALKPIPSLVLYILVPIFFLGLSVSIFILIVVRNALFFVFFLLLSALVAAFVVWNVRHWATKAAVFWFLDSVPESDLRLAQHGQLVKITGIASCGSLSLESSYEKATGCIYASTLLYEYRGLTLQPGNVKRSCFQWHLAYCERFSTDFYLTDQKSGLTAIVKAGSGCKVIPLIVESKLVNTKRCRILSPHLRKWLTERNLSSESRLLRLEEGYVQEGSSVTVFGMLHRNNEMTTIVQPPEVISTGCLWRKLLLPVDVDGMILRVYQTAAGHSINQDSIQQAERW, via the exons ATGAACGACCTCTCTAATGGCGTCCTGAGAGACCACGGTGGCAGAGCCTTGAAGCCCATTCCGTCTCTGGTTCTCTACATTCTCGTACCCATCTTTTTTCTGGGCCTCTCCGTCTCAATCTTCATCCTCATTGTCGTCCGCAACGCCCTCTTCTTCGTCTTTTTCCTCCTGCTCTCCGCCCTCGTCGCCGCCTTCGTCGTTTGGAATGTACGGCACTGGGCGACCAAAGCTGCCGTCTTTTGGTTCCTCGACTCGGTTCCGGAGTCCGACCTCCGCCTCGCCCAGCACGGACAGCTCGTCAAAATTACTGGG ATTGCATCATGTGGGAGTCTATCCCTTGAATCTTCATATGAAAAAGCTACCGGCTGTATCTATGCCTCTACTCTTTTATATGAATACAGGGGATTAACTCTACAGCCAGGGAATGTCAAGAGATCATGCTTCCAGTGGCATTTAGCATATTGTGAG AGATTCTCCACAGACTTTTACTTAACCGATCAAAAGTCTGGTCTTACAGCTATTGTCAAAGCTGGTTCTGGTTGCAAAGTTATCCCACTAATTGTCGAGAGCAAACTTGTCAACACTAAAAGATGCAGAATCCTCTCTCCTCACTTGAGGAAATGGTTAACTGAGAGAAATCTCTCATCTGAATCCCGTCTACTACGTCTGGAGGAAGG GTATGTTCAAGAAGGCAGCTCAGTGACAGTATTCGGAATGTTGCATAGAAACAATGAGATGACTACAATTGTTCAACCGCCAGAAGTAATCTCAACCGGGTGTCTCTGGCGAAAACTGCTTCTCCCAGTTGACGTTGATGGGATGATTCTAAGGGTCTATCAAACGGCCGCTGGGCATTCAATCAACCAAGATTCAATACAACAGGCAGAAAGATGGTAG
- the LOC103439396 gene encoding homeobox-leucine zipper protein ATHB-12-like, with the protein MLDQIEYSSPSAEDHETFSCMSSPGAATTRRKNDKNKKRFSDEQIRSLESIFESESRLEPRKKMQLAKELGLQPRQVSIWFQNKRARWKSKQLEREYSILRANYNNLASKFEAMKKEKQALVVQVQKLNNLMMQRENRGEDVAMNSGIDGESDNGDATISESDQVKLDLSVEKSEQGELGVLSDDDSSIKAEYFGLEDESNLVNLVEYVDGSLTSAEDWRKLNSDGLFDESTGDYQWWDFWS; encoded by the exons ATGCTCGATCAGATCGAATATTCGAGTCCCTCGGCAGAAGATCATGAGACTTTCAGCTGTATGAGCTCACCGGGAGCTGCTACTACAAGGAGGAAGAACGACAAGAACAAGAAGAGGTTTAGTGATGAGCAGATTAGGTCACTGGAGTCCATCTTTGAGTCTGAGTCGAGGCTTGAGCCGAGGAAGAAGATGCAGTTGGCCAAAGAGCTAGGGTTGCAACCGAGGCAGGTTTCTATTTGGTTTCAGAACAAGAGAGCTAGATGGAAGTCCAAGCAGCTTGAGAGAGAATACAGCATATTGAGAGCCAATTACAACAACTTGGCATCAAAGTTTGAAGCTATGAAGAAAGAAAAGCAGGCCTTGGTTGTTCAG GTTCAGAAGCTGAATAATCTGATGATGCAAAGGGAGAATCGTGGGGAAGATGTAGCTATGAACAGTGGCATTGATGGTGAGTCAGATAATGGAGATGCCACCATTTCTGAATCTGATCAGGTGAAGCTTGATCTTTCAGTGGAAAAATCAGAGCAAGGAGAACTTGGGGTGCTGTCAGATGATGACAGCAGCATAAAAGCAGAGTACTTTGGACTGGAAGATGAATCAAACCTTGTTAACTTAGTGGAGTATGTAGATGGTTCCTTAACATCAGCTGAGGATTGGAGGAAATTGAATTCTGATGGTCTTTTTGATGAATCAACTGGTGATTATCAGTGGTGGGACTTCTGGTCttga